One genomic window of Methanosarcina acetivorans C2A includes the following:
- a CDS encoding ABC transporter ATP-binding protein has product MNENQNKGISVENLTLSYEKNLVLNNINFSIKKGSVVTLVGPNGCGKTTLLKIINGFLRQNEGTVYIDSRNIEGIANRELSRILGHVSQMHKSSFPFSVLDVVLTGRMPYISMFSTPGKEDIEKAYQVLEFMGIAHFARRQYTRISGGERQMVMIAKALAQEPDFLLLDEPTSFLDLKNQIHVLKTIINLAKTRNITVLMTLHEPNHALLFSDEIILLRKLHGPENENISSRHDPNTGASPEKENILTYPVENIVSSGAPEKVMTPEKIKEAYGIDVEILEHKGKRMIIPEI; this is encoded by the coding sequence ATGAACGAAAACCAAAACAAAGGCATATCCGTAGAGAACCTGACACTGAGCTACGAAAAAAACCTGGTTTTAAACAATATCAACTTTTCAATTAAAAAAGGGTCGGTAGTAACCCTTGTAGGCCCTAACGGCTGCGGGAAAACGACCCTTCTGAAAATCATAAACGGGTTTCTCAGACAGAATGAAGGAACCGTGTATATCGACAGCAGGAATATAGAGGGAATTGCAAACAGAGAGCTTTCAAGGATTCTGGGACACGTATCCCAGATGCACAAATCCTCCTTTCCTTTTTCCGTGCTGGACGTCGTACTTACAGGCCGCATGCCCTATATCTCCATGTTTTCAACCCCAGGAAAAGAAGATATTGAAAAAGCCTATCAGGTCCTGGAATTTATGGGGATAGCGCATTTTGCCAGGAGACAATACACCCGGATCAGCGGAGGAGAGCGGCAAATGGTTATGATTGCAAAAGCTCTTGCCCAGGAGCCTGATTTTCTCCTGCTTGACGAACCGACGTCCTTTCTTGACCTGAAAAACCAGATTCATGTCCTGAAAACCATAATCAACCTGGCAAAAACCCGGAATATCACCGTGCTGATGACCCTGCACGAACCAAACCATGCCCTGCTGTTTTCTGACGAGATCATTCTCCTGAGAAAACTGCATGGCCCGGAAAACGAAAATATTTCCAGCCGGCATGATCCCAACACGGGAGCTTCTCCTGAAAAAGAGAACATTCTAACTTACCCTGTGGAAAATATAGTCAGTTCGGGAGCTCCGGAAAAGGTGATGACCCCCGAAAAAATAAAGGAAGCGTACGGCATAGACGTCGAGATCCTGGAACATAAAGGAAAAAGGATGATTATCCCTGAAATTTAA
- the tpiA gene encoding triose-phosphate isomerase: MGSPFILLNYKTYNQGTGQGAVEIARACRAVSEESGIEIAVAPQLPDIYRVASEVELPIFSQHMDGVGAGSFTGHVFGKCIKEAGAVGTLINHSERRLTLAEIEASLKAAKEFGLRAVICTNNVPTTAAAAALEPDYVAIEPPELIGSGIPVSKADPEVVSGSVEAVAKINSGVKVLCGAGISKGEDLRAALDLGSQGVLLASGIVKAADPKAALEDLIRLV, translated from the coding sequence TTGGGTTCACCATTCATTTTACTGAATTATAAGACTTATAATCAGGGCACAGGCCAGGGAGCAGTGGAAATTGCCAGAGCCTGCAGAGCCGTATCCGAAGAATCAGGTATCGAGATTGCAGTAGCTCCACAGCTTCCGGACATTTACAGGGTAGCTTCGGAAGTTGAACTTCCGATTTTTTCCCAGCATATGGACGGAGTAGGGGCAGGAAGCTTTACAGGCCATGTTTTCGGAAAATGCATAAAAGAAGCAGGAGCTGTCGGGACTCTGATCAACCACTCTGAAAGGCGTCTGACCCTTGCGGAAATTGAGGCATCCTTAAAGGCGGCAAAAGAATTCGGGCTAAGAGCGGTTATCTGCACCAATAACGTCCCTACAACTGCAGCAGCTGCAGCCCTTGAGCCAGACTATGTAGCAATCGAACCACCGGAGCTCATAGGCAGTGGAATTCCTGTCTCAAAAGCCGACCCTGAAGTTGTCAGCGGTTCGGTTGAAGCCGTTGCAAAGATCAATTCCGGAGTAAAAGTGCTTTGCGGTGCCGGAATTTCAAAAGGTGAAGACCTCAGGGCAGCCCTTGACCTTGGCTCGCAGGGTGTACTCCTTGCTTCCGGAATCGTGAAAGCTGCAGACCCTAAGGCTGCCCTTGAAGACCTTATTCGCCTGGTTTAA
- a CDS encoding bifunctional 5,6,7,8-tetrahydromethanopterin hydro-lyase/3-hexulose-6-phosphate synthase: MFQIGEALMGQGSELAHVDLMIGDKGGPVGQAFANGLTQLSAGHTPLLSVIRPNLPPKPSTLIIPKVTVKNMDQAAKIFGPAQSAVAKAVADSVEEGVIPKDQVEDLVVVASVFIHPEAQDYNKIYRYNYGATKLAIKRALEGFPDINKVLEESNKSTHAIMGFKVTRLWDPPYLQVAFDNPNLEFVLSAISQIPNSDHVIIEAGTPLIKRYGVDVISKIRQVRPDAFIVADLKTLDTGNLEARMVADAAGDAIVVSALAPISTIDKLIEEAHKTGIYAVMDTLNQHDPISVLKQLKVMPDVIELHRGIDIEGTEHAWGNIGEIKKIAPKALIAVAGGVRLDKVPVALGQGADILVVGRAITNAKDVREVAEQFINALNKPEIDQFRVMTDF; this comes from the coding sequence ATGTTTCAGATAGGAGAAGCATTGATGGGGCAGGGCTCAGAGCTCGCCCATGTTGATTTGATGATAGGAGATAAAGGAGGCCCTGTAGGGCAGGCTTTTGCAAACGGCCTTACCCAGCTTTCTGCAGGACACACCCCGCTTCTTTCCGTTATCAGGCCAAATCTGCCGCCTAAACCTTCAACCCTCATCATCCCGAAGGTTACCGTAAAGAATATGGATCAGGCAGCAAAAATTTTCGGCCCTGCTCAGTCGGCAGTTGCAAAGGCAGTAGCAGACTCCGTAGAAGAAGGTGTAATCCCGAAGGACCAGGTTGAGGACCTTGTCGTTGTAGCAAGCGTCTTTATCCACCCCGAAGCCCAGGACTATAACAAGATCTACAGATACAACTACGGTGCAACAAAACTCGCAATCAAGCGCGCTCTTGAAGGCTTCCCGGACATCAATAAAGTTCTCGAGGAAAGCAACAAGTCCACCCACGCAATCATGGGTTTCAAGGTCACCAGGCTCTGGGACCCGCCATACCTGCAGGTTGCTTTTGACAACCCGAACCTCGAGTTCGTGCTTTCGGCTATCTCCCAGATCCCGAACAGCGACCACGTCATTATCGAAGCAGGCACACCTCTCATCAAGCGCTACGGCGTGGATGTGATTTCCAAAATCAGGCAGGTCAGGCCCGATGCCTTCATCGTTGCTGACTTAAAGACCCTGGACACCGGAAACCTTGAAGCAAGGATGGTTGCAGACGCTGCAGGCGATGCCATTGTGGTCTCAGCCCTTGCCCCGATCAGCACCATTGACAAGCTCATTGAAGAAGCTCACAAAACAGGCATCTATGCAGTCATGGACACTCTCAACCAGCATGACCCGATTTCGGTCTTAAAGCAGCTCAAAGTCATGCCTGATGTCATAGAACTCCACCGCGGAATCGACATCGAAGGTACCGAACATGCCTGGGGCAACATTGGCGAGATCAAAAAGATCGCTCCGAAAGCTCTGATCGCCGTTGCAGGCGGAGTCCGTCTCGATAAGGTGCCTGTAGCTCTGGGCCAGGGCGCTGACATCCTCGTGGTCGGACGTGCCATCACCAATGCAAAGGACGTCAGGGAAGTTGCCGAACAGTTCATAAACGCCCTTAACAAACCGGAGATTGACCAGTTCAGAGTCATGACCGACTTCTAA